One window from the genome of Anopheles coluzzii chromosome X, AcolN3, whole genome shotgun sequence encodes:
- the LOC120947953 gene encoding palmitoyltransferase ZDHHC8 isoform X1, with amino-acid sequence MPKCDVKTRYIPATFAWTLLLSTTFLFFWYPCRQFYIHRHPWVPAYQAVITFFVIANFTLATFMDPGVIPKAPPDEDREDEFRAPLYKNAEINGITVRMKWCVTCKFYRPPRCSHCSVCNHCIETFDHHCPWVNNCIGRRNYRFFFFFLISLSVHMLSIFSLSLVYVLQKEKDKLTEVEPIVAMILMAIVTLLAIPIFGLTGFHMVLVSRGRTTNEQVTGKFKGGYNPFSRGCWNNCCYTQCGPQYPSLLKPQKYVARRSNKENQSISTITNDGGPGGGGGDAAGSGRRHMPTGGPGSQQQQQQQQQQQQALNQGGGIYDNNRHTQVKTYMDHGNGHGIRTVGSSHYSKSAADYVHLVSSHSVSLKALTQGTSADELSPGRECSDIDMEPQASQSRDCEPTPPLQRHGSKSNFFLPPLDGPGGMVSQVGSGGDSPRQQQQQQQQHMRMYHPRHSPHPRQRGLDPSRSFTPEGLSPDHPGGPGGPPPMITIQSQQQQQQQQPRGGGPPSSATPTMQQRIKALGVATPLAMSSPVRRSNPGTPTQPRRPDFISVGQQQQQQQQLGGSGTMTGNYYDFPLQPQQQQQQQQQLPPQSMALHQTTGLPPQHPYHQQQQQQYPMAVHHNGGLAGPGGQPSQQQLQQQQQALRGSNAGPSVVYHHGSPQRRYLSEGELVRQGAELSYARNNQTSDNIRELAGSPQRGVYLWKDTSPGFNQPNGGPQQQQQQQQQQQPLPSVYQNTPSPTAPHQQQQPLPQSMAPFGTVSAARYQLQQQSSLANAAGGLGGGSGGLGAYHPALRGGVPVFPPQPPMQQQQQQQQPLGQQQLNGPGAAGGAGPQAPSPSIKRKATPTRPMSFVRALEMTDSMELGGAPAGPANANGASANGPTASVAAAAAAAAAANATNTSPPDQRASVYDMNYEISV; translated from the exons ATGCCGAAATGTGACGTGAAGACGAGATACATCCCTGCCACCTTCGCCTGGACCCTGCTGCTCAGCACCACCTTCCTGTTTTTCTGGTACCC ATGCCGCCAGTTCTACATCCACCGGCATCCGTGGGTGCCGGCCTACCAGGCCGTCATCACCTTCTTCGTGATCGCCAACTTTACGCTGGCAACGTTTATGGACCCGGGCGTGATACCGAAGG caccaccagacGAAGACCGGGAGGATGAGTTTCGGGCGCCGCTGTACAAGAATGCCGAAATCAATGGCATTACCGTGCGGATGAAATGGTGCGTCACGTGTAAATTCTACCGGCCGCCACGCTGCTCCCACTGCTCCGTGTGCAACCACTGCATCGAG ACGTTTGACCATCACTGCCCGTGGGTGAACAACTGTATCGGCCGGCGGAACTATcggttctttttcttcttcctcatCTCGCTGTCGGTGCACATGCTGAGCATCTTCTCGCTGTCGCTCGTGTACGTGCTGCAGAAGGAGAAGGACAAGCTGACGGAGGTGGAACCGATCGTGGC CATGATACTGATGGCCATCGTAACGCTGCTCGCCATACCGATCTTCGGCCTGACCGGCTTCCACATGGTGCTGGTGTCGCGCGGTCGCACCACGAACGAGCAGGTGACCGGCAAGTTCAAGGGCGGCTACAATCCGTTCTCGCGCGGCTGCTGGAACAACTGCTGCTACACCCAGTGCGGCCCACAGTACCCGAG TTTGCTCAAGCCGCAAAAGTATGTGGCCCGCCGCTCGAACAAGGAAAACCAATCGatcagcaccatcaccaacgACGGTGgtcccggtggtggtggtggtgatgctgcCGGCTCGGGCCGCCGGCACATGCCGACCGGTGGACCCggctcccagcagcagcagcagcagcagcagcagcaacagcaggcaCTGAATCAGGGCGGTGGCATCTACGATAATAACCGGCACACGCAGGTAAAAACCTATATGGATCATGGAAATGGTCACGGTATACGTACAGTTGGATCCAGTCATTACAGTAAG TCTGCGGCGGATTACGTGCATCTCGTATCATCCCATTCCGTCTCGCTAAAGGCACTCACGCAGGGCACCAGTGCGGATGAG CTGTCACCGGGTCGCGAGTGCTCCGACATCGACATGGAACCGCAGGCCTCCCAGAGCCGGGACTGCGAACCGACGCCGCCGCTGCAGCGCCACGGCTCCAAGAGCAACTTCTTCCTGCCACCGCTCGACGGTCCCGGCGGCATGGTGTCCCAGGTGGGTAGCGGGGGCGACTCGccgcgccagcagcagcagcagcagcagcagcatatgcGCATGTACCATCCGCGGCATAGTCCGCATCCGCGGCAGCGCGGGCTCGATCCGTCGCGCAGCTTCACGCCCGAAGGACTGTCGCCCGACCATCCCGGTGGACCCGGCGGTCCACCGCCGATGATTACGATAcagtcccagcagcagcagcagcaacagcagccacgTGGAGGAGGTCCTCCATCGTCGGCTACTCCGACCATGCAGCAACGCATCAAGGCGCTCGGTGTCGCCACACCCCTAGCCATGTCCAGTCCCGTGCGAAG ATCGAACCCGGGCACACCGACGCAACCGAGAAGGCCCGACTTTATCAGCgttggccagcagcagcagcagcagcaacagctcggTGGGAGCGGCACCATGACCGGCAACTACTACGACTTTCCGCTCcagccccagcagcagcagcagcagcagcagcaacttccACCACAGTCGATGGCACTGCACCAGACAACAGGTCTTCCCCCCCAGCATCCataccatcagcagcagcagcagcagtacccgATGGCAGTGCACCATAATGGCGGACTAGCCGGCCCGGGAGGCCAACcgtcccagcagcagctgcagcagcagcagcaggcgctcAGGGGCAGCAATGCCGGACCGTCGGTCGTGTACCATCACGGCAGCCCGCAGCGCCGGTACCTGTCCGAGGGCGAGCTCGTCCGGCAGGGGGCGGAGCTGTCGTACGCCCGCAACAACCAAACGTCGGATAACATCCGCGAGCTGGCCGGCAGCCCGCAGCGGGGCGTCTACCTCTGGAAGGATACGTCGCCCGGCTTCAATCAGCCGAACGGCGggccccagcagcagcagcagcagcagcagcagcaacagccgctGCCCTCGGTCTACCAGAACACGCCCAGCCCGACGGCaccgcaccagcagcagcagcccctgCCCCAGTCCATGGCCCCGTTCGGCACGGTCAGTGCCGCCCGGTaccagctccagcagcaaAGCAGCCTAGCGAACGCCGCCGGCGGGCTCGGGGGCGGCTCCGGCGGCCTCGGCGCCTACCATCCGGCGCTCCGGGGCGGCGTGCCCGTCTTCCCGCCCCAGCCaccgatgcagcagcagcagcagcagcaacagccgcttggccagcagcagctgaacgGGCCCGGTGCGGCCGGCGGCGCCGGTCCCCAGGCACCGTCCCCGTCGATCAAGCGGAAAGCCACCCCGACGCGGCCGATGTCGTTCGTGCGGGCGCTCGAAATGACCGACTCGATGGAGCTGGGCGGCGCACCGGCCGGGCCGGCCAACGCGAACGGTGCCAGCGCGAATGGGCCGACCGCCAGCGTCgctgcagccgccgccgccgccgccgccgccaacgCCACCAACACCTCACCGCCCGACCAGCGTGCCAGCGTGTATGACATGAACTACGAGATTTCAGTGTAG
- the LOC120947953 gene encoding palmitoyltransferase ZDHHC8 isoform X2, which produces MPKCDVKTRYIPATFAWTLLLSTTFLFFWYPCRQFYIHRHPWVPAYQAVITFFVIANFTLATFMDPGVIPKAPPDEDREDEFRAPLYKNAEINGITVRMKWCVTCKFYRPPRCSHCSVCNHCIETFDHHCPWVNNCIGRRNYRFFFFFLISLSVHMLSIFSLSLVYVLQKEKDKLTEVEPIVAMILMAIVTLLAIPIFGLTGFHMVLVSRGRTTNEQVTGKFKGGYNPFSRGCWNNCCYTQCGPQYPSLLKPQKYVARRSNKENQSISTITNDGGPGGGGGDAAGSGRRHMPTGGPGSQQQQQQQQQQQQALNQGGGIYDNNRHTQVKTYMDHGNGHGIRTVGSSHYSKALTQGTSADELSPGRECSDIDMEPQASQSRDCEPTPPLQRHGSKSNFFLPPLDGPGGMVSQVGSGGDSPRQQQQQQQQHMRMYHPRHSPHPRQRGLDPSRSFTPEGLSPDHPGGPGGPPPMITIQSQQQQQQQQPRGGGPPSSATPTMQQRIKALGVATPLAMSSPVRRSNPGTPTQPRRPDFISVGQQQQQQQQLGGSGTMTGNYYDFPLQPQQQQQQQQQLPPQSMALHQTTGLPPQHPYHQQQQQQYPMAVHHNGGLAGPGGQPSQQQLQQQQQALRGSNAGPSVVYHHGSPQRRYLSEGELVRQGAELSYARNNQTSDNIRELAGSPQRGVYLWKDTSPGFNQPNGGPQQQQQQQQQQQPLPSVYQNTPSPTAPHQQQQPLPQSMAPFGTVSAARYQLQQQSSLANAAGGLGGGSGGLGAYHPALRGGVPVFPPQPPMQQQQQQQQPLGQQQLNGPGAAGGAGPQAPSPSIKRKATPTRPMSFVRALEMTDSMELGGAPAGPANANGASANGPTASVAAAAAAAAAANATNTSPPDQRASVYDMNYEISV; this is translated from the exons ATGCCGAAATGTGACGTGAAGACGAGATACATCCCTGCCACCTTCGCCTGGACCCTGCTGCTCAGCACCACCTTCCTGTTTTTCTGGTACCC ATGCCGCCAGTTCTACATCCACCGGCATCCGTGGGTGCCGGCCTACCAGGCCGTCATCACCTTCTTCGTGATCGCCAACTTTACGCTGGCAACGTTTATGGACCCGGGCGTGATACCGAAGG caccaccagacGAAGACCGGGAGGATGAGTTTCGGGCGCCGCTGTACAAGAATGCCGAAATCAATGGCATTACCGTGCGGATGAAATGGTGCGTCACGTGTAAATTCTACCGGCCGCCACGCTGCTCCCACTGCTCCGTGTGCAACCACTGCATCGAG ACGTTTGACCATCACTGCCCGTGGGTGAACAACTGTATCGGCCGGCGGAACTATcggttctttttcttcttcctcatCTCGCTGTCGGTGCACATGCTGAGCATCTTCTCGCTGTCGCTCGTGTACGTGCTGCAGAAGGAGAAGGACAAGCTGACGGAGGTGGAACCGATCGTGGC CATGATACTGATGGCCATCGTAACGCTGCTCGCCATACCGATCTTCGGCCTGACCGGCTTCCACATGGTGCTGGTGTCGCGCGGTCGCACCACGAACGAGCAGGTGACCGGCAAGTTCAAGGGCGGCTACAATCCGTTCTCGCGCGGCTGCTGGAACAACTGCTGCTACACCCAGTGCGGCCCACAGTACCCGAG TTTGCTCAAGCCGCAAAAGTATGTGGCCCGCCGCTCGAACAAGGAAAACCAATCGatcagcaccatcaccaacgACGGTGgtcccggtggtggtggtggtgatgctgcCGGCTCGGGCCGCCGGCACATGCCGACCGGTGGACCCggctcccagcagcagcagcagcagcagcagcagcaacagcaggcaCTGAATCAGGGCGGTGGCATCTACGATAATAACCGGCACACGCAGGTAAAAACCTATATGGATCATGGAAATGGTCACGGTATACGTACAGTTGGATCCAGTCATTACAGTAAG GCACTCACGCAGGGCACCAGTGCGGATGAG CTGTCACCGGGTCGCGAGTGCTCCGACATCGACATGGAACCGCAGGCCTCCCAGAGCCGGGACTGCGAACCGACGCCGCCGCTGCAGCGCCACGGCTCCAAGAGCAACTTCTTCCTGCCACCGCTCGACGGTCCCGGCGGCATGGTGTCCCAGGTGGGTAGCGGGGGCGACTCGccgcgccagcagcagcagcagcagcagcagcatatgcGCATGTACCATCCGCGGCATAGTCCGCATCCGCGGCAGCGCGGGCTCGATCCGTCGCGCAGCTTCACGCCCGAAGGACTGTCGCCCGACCATCCCGGTGGACCCGGCGGTCCACCGCCGATGATTACGATAcagtcccagcagcagcagcagcaacagcagccacgTGGAGGAGGTCCTCCATCGTCGGCTACTCCGACCATGCAGCAACGCATCAAGGCGCTCGGTGTCGCCACACCCCTAGCCATGTCCAGTCCCGTGCGAAG ATCGAACCCGGGCACACCGACGCAACCGAGAAGGCCCGACTTTATCAGCgttggccagcagcagcagcagcagcaacagctcggTGGGAGCGGCACCATGACCGGCAACTACTACGACTTTCCGCTCcagccccagcagcagcagcagcagcagcagcaacttccACCACAGTCGATGGCACTGCACCAGACAACAGGTCTTCCCCCCCAGCATCCataccatcagcagcagcagcagcagtacccgATGGCAGTGCACCATAATGGCGGACTAGCCGGCCCGGGAGGCCAACcgtcccagcagcagctgcagcagcagcagcaggcgctcAGGGGCAGCAATGCCGGACCGTCGGTCGTGTACCATCACGGCAGCCCGCAGCGCCGGTACCTGTCCGAGGGCGAGCTCGTCCGGCAGGGGGCGGAGCTGTCGTACGCCCGCAACAACCAAACGTCGGATAACATCCGCGAGCTGGCCGGCAGCCCGCAGCGGGGCGTCTACCTCTGGAAGGATACGTCGCCCGGCTTCAATCAGCCGAACGGCGggccccagcagcagcagcagcagcagcagcagcaacagccgctGCCCTCGGTCTACCAGAACACGCCCAGCCCGACGGCaccgcaccagcagcagcagcccctgCCCCAGTCCATGGCCCCGTTCGGCACGGTCAGTGCCGCCCGGTaccagctccagcagcaaAGCAGCCTAGCGAACGCCGCCGGCGGGCTCGGGGGCGGCTCCGGCGGCCTCGGCGCCTACCATCCGGCGCTCCGGGGCGGCGTGCCCGTCTTCCCGCCCCAGCCaccgatgcagcagcagcagcagcagcaacagccgcttggccagcagcagctgaacgGGCCCGGTGCGGCCGGCGGCGCCGGTCCCCAGGCACCGTCCCCGTCGATCAAGCGGAAAGCCACCCCGACGCGGCCGATGTCGTTCGTGCGGGCGCTCGAAATGACCGACTCGATGGAGCTGGGCGGCGCACCGGCCGGGCCGGCCAACGCGAACGGTGCCAGCGCGAATGGGCCGACCGCCAGCGTCgctgcagccgccgccgccgccgccgccgccaacgCCACCAACACCTCACCGCCCGACCAGCGTGCCAGCGTGTATGACATGAACTACGAGATTTCAGTGTAG
- the LOC120947953 gene encoding palmitoyltransferase ZDHHC8 isoform X3, with product MPKCDVKTRYIPATFAWTLLLSTTFLFFWYPCRQFYIHRHPWVPAYQAVITFFVIANFTLATFMDPGVIPKAPPDEDREDEFRAPLYKNAEINGITVRMKWCVTCKFYRPPRCSHCSVCNHCIETFDHHCPWVNNCIGRRNYRFFFFFLISLSVHMLSIFSLSLVYVLQKEKDKLTEVEPIVAMILMAIVTLLAIPIFGLTGFHMVLVSRGRTTNEQVTGKFKGGYNPFSRGCWNNCCYTQCGPQYPSLLKPQKYVARRSNKENQSISTITNDGGPGGGGGDAAGSGRRHMPTGGPGSQQQQQQQQQQQQALNQGGGIYDNNRHTQVKTYMDHGNGHGIRTVGSSHYSKLSPGRECSDIDMEPQASQSRDCEPTPPLQRHGSKSNFFLPPLDGPGGMVSQVGSGGDSPRQQQQQQQQHMRMYHPRHSPHPRQRGLDPSRSFTPEGLSPDHPGGPGGPPPMITIQSQQQQQQQQPRGGGPPSSATPTMQQRIKALGVATPLAMSSPVRRSNPGTPTQPRRPDFISVGQQQQQQQQLGGSGTMTGNYYDFPLQPQQQQQQQQQLPPQSMALHQTTGLPPQHPYHQQQQQQYPMAVHHNGGLAGPGGQPSQQQLQQQQQALRGSNAGPSVVYHHGSPQRRYLSEGELVRQGAELSYARNNQTSDNIRELAGSPQRGVYLWKDTSPGFNQPNGGPQQQQQQQQQQQPLPSVYQNTPSPTAPHQQQQPLPQSMAPFGTVSAARYQLQQQSSLANAAGGLGGGSGGLGAYHPALRGGVPVFPPQPPMQQQQQQQQPLGQQQLNGPGAAGGAGPQAPSPSIKRKATPTRPMSFVRALEMTDSMELGGAPAGPANANGASANGPTASVAAAAAAAAAANATNTSPPDQRASVYDMNYEISV from the exons ATGCCGAAATGTGACGTGAAGACGAGATACATCCCTGCCACCTTCGCCTGGACCCTGCTGCTCAGCACCACCTTCCTGTTTTTCTGGTACCC ATGCCGCCAGTTCTACATCCACCGGCATCCGTGGGTGCCGGCCTACCAGGCCGTCATCACCTTCTTCGTGATCGCCAACTTTACGCTGGCAACGTTTATGGACCCGGGCGTGATACCGAAGG caccaccagacGAAGACCGGGAGGATGAGTTTCGGGCGCCGCTGTACAAGAATGCCGAAATCAATGGCATTACCGTGCGGATGAAATGGTGCGTCACGTGTAAATTCTACCGGCCGCCACGCTGCTCCCACTGCTCCGTGTGCAACCACTGCATCGAG ACGTTTGACCATCACTGCCCGTGGGTGAACAACTGTATCGGCCGGCGGAACTATcggttctttttcttcttcctcatCTCGCTGTCGGTGCACATGCTGAGCATCTTCTCGCTGTCGCTCGTGTACGTGCTGCAGAAGGAGAAGGACAAGCTGACGGAGGTGGAACCGATCGTGGC CATGATACTGATGGCCATCGTAACGCTGCTCGCCATACCGATCTTCGGCCTGACCGGCTTCCACATGGTGCTGGTGTCGCGCGGTCGCACCACGAACGAGCAGGTGACCGGCAAGTTCAAGGGCGGCTACAATCCGTTCTCGCGCGGCTGCTGGAACAACTGCTGCTACACCCAGTGCGGCCCACAGTACCCGAG TTTGCTCAAGCCGCAAAAGTATGTGGCCCGCCGCTCGAACAAGGAAAACCAATCGatcagcaccatcaccaacgACGGTGgtcccggtggtggtggtggtgatgctgcCGGCTCGGGCCGCCGGCACATGCCGACCGGTGGACCCggctcccagcagcagcagcagcagcagcagcagcaacagcaggcaCTGAATCAGGGCGGTGGCATCTACGATAATAACCGGCACACGCAGGTAAAAACCTATATGGATCATGGAAATGGTCACGGTATACGTACAGTTGGATCCAGTCATTACAGTAAG CTGTCACCGGGTCGCGAGTGCTCCGACATCGACATGGAACCGCAGGCCTCCCAGAGCCGGGACTGCGAACCGACGCCGCCGCTGCAGCGCCACGGCTCCAAGAGCAACTTCTTCCTGCCACCGCTCGACGGTCCCGGCGGCATGGTGTCCCAGGTGGGTAGCGGGGGCGACTCGccgcgccagcagcagcagcagcagcagcagcatatgcGCATGTACCATCCGCGGCATAGTCCGCATCCGCGGCAGCGCGGGCTCGATCCGTCGCGCAGCTTCACGCCCGAAGGACTGTCGCCCGACCATCCCGGTGGACCCGGCGGTCCACCGCCGATGATTACGATAcagtcccagcagcagcagcagcaacagcagccacgTGGAGGAGGTCCTCCATCGTCGGCTACTCCGACCATGCAGCAACGCATCAAGGCGCTCGGTGTCGCCACACCCCTAGCCATGTCCAGTCCCGTGCGAAG ATCGAACCCGGGCACACCGACGCAACCGAGAAGGCCCGACTTTATCAGCgttggccagcagcagcagcagcagcaacagctcggTGGGAGCGGCACCATGACCGGCAACTACTACGACTTTCCGCTCcagccccagcagcagcagcagcagcagcagcaacttccACCACAGTCGATGGCACTGCACCAGACAACAGGTCTTCCCCCCCAGCATCCataccatcagcagcagcagcagcagtacccgATGGCAGTGCACCATAATGGCGGACTAGCCGGCCCGGGAGGCCAACcgtcccagcagcagctgcagcagcagcagcaggcgctcAGGGGCAGCAATGCCGGACCGTCGGTCGTGTACCATCACGGCAGCCCGCAGCGCCGGTACCTGTCCGAGGGCGAGCTCGTCCGGCAGGGGGCGGAGCTGTCGTACGCCCGCAACAACCAAACGTCGGATAACATCCGCGAGCTGGCCGGCAGCCCGCAGCGGGGCGTCTACCTCTGGAAGGATACGTCGCCCGGCTTCAATCAGCCGAACGGCGggccccagcagcagcagcagcagcagcagcagcaacagccgctGCCCTCGGTCTACCAGAACACGCCCAGCCCGACGGCaccgcaccagcagcagcagcccctgCCCCAGTCCATGGCCCCGTTCGGCACGGTCAGTGCCGCCCGGTaccagctccagcagcaaAGCAGCCTAGCGAACGCCGCCGGCGGGCTCGGGGGCGGCTCCGGCGGCCTCGGCGCCTACCATCCGGCGCTCCGGGGCGGCGTGCCCGTCTTCCCGCCCCAGCCaccgatgcagcagcagcagcagcagcaacagccgcttggccagcagcagctgaacgGGCCCGGTGCGGCCGGCGGCGCCGGTCCCCAGGCACCGTCCCCGTCGATCAAGCGGAAAGCCACCCCGACGCGGCCGATGTCGTTCGTGCGGGCGCTCGAAATGACCGACTCGATGGAGCTGGGCGGCGCACCGGCCGGGCCGGCCAACGCGAACGGTGCCAGCGCGAATGGGCCGACCGCCAGCGTCgctgcagccgccgccgccgccgccgccgccaacgCCACCAACACCTCACCGCCCGACCAGCGTGCCAGCGTGTATGACATGAACTACGAGATTTCAGTGTAG